ACCTCACTAGCTAATTATCACGCCATCTGAGATTTGAATCAGGTGTAAAGGAGCAGGGGCAAAATCAAACTGTGGCCTGCTGGGGTGCTCCAGgaaacacagcagcacagagcATATGACTGAGCTCAGGTCCCATTAAAGTAATAAaaactttaaaatgttttaccTATGCCGTGACACTTGAGGAGAGTTGTTTGGATGTGGACTAGCTTTGATCAGATGATTAAATAAGCTAATCAATCAACAAATAGATGAATGCATATAAGAttgactcagtgtgtgtgtatgattaaaTGAACATATTTCTTTGTTTATTGAAAATGATATTAATTTAATTACGAAAAATCTTTTTAAAGGATGATCTACAGCCAAAGAAAATTTAATATGAAGTGGTTTCATACATGGTCTCATTttcactatgagtgtgtgtgtgcttgtatgcccagtggtggatggtgctctgtcactagggtctgtcctctctccccttcctgcaccccattcagtcccccagggggctgtggatcccggtagagaggacactgtgtgcaattggttgccgcttctcgccggtgtgtgattggtagtgtaagacttgtacctgtgttaaaattgtaacgCGACCTTGGTTAGATCTGGTTTTTACTTTGTGTCTATCTGTGCACAATGTACATGAGGAAGACTCTATAGTGTCAGATGTCGTGGACATTTGCGGAAACCTTGGTGGTGAGCAAGAAATATTAATCAAACCAACTGGGTAAGGTAATCAAAGTAATAGTAAATTTATTAAAAGTACAAACAGTAATATCAAAGAACAAAGTTAACAAACAAACATATATGTGTCGACCCAGAGATCTCCATTGCCCACACTCCTGAGTGTTGACAAGAGAGAGCTGCTCAGTCTCCATAACCATGGAGTTTTATAGTGTAAAACTGCTGAGTCACGGTAATCACACCAGTGATTCGTGTCTTCCTATCACCCCCTCCCTAGCAGAGTGAGGTACTTTCTCGTCTCATGTGAGTAGCCAAGTTTCAAGGATACTTAACTCTCACAGTGGTTCATTGTAAGTAAGATACATAAAGAATATGAAATGTCTCCTTCTCTACAGCTGCAGTCTTGCACAATCAGATCCACACAGAGTGCTTTCATATATCAATGGTCAGTATATATGATTTAAAGACATGTTGTGTTCTACACAGTGTTCAAGCTTATACAGAATTTCCATGGGTCTCATATGCAGACCACAATGGAGGTGCCCATATGTGTGTTTAACATTAGTTTATATATCTAACACAATGTTTTAATCAATTGATTACACATTTTTTACGTAGACTATTAATGATTGATTATCATCTCTCATGAATtataatgaaataataaaatttccattaCACAGATCACAGCAGTGTTATGTTCGATGTTGAGCTTCTGGCCCCTGTCACGAAATCTAAATGTACTATTTGCTCACGTTTTCTAAATAATGATGCTTTTCTGAAGCATATAATTCTGTGACTCACTGTAATCAGGTGAATGACTTAGTCAGCTGTTTTAATGAATTGTGCACTACGGTGTTAGATGAGATCGCCCCCATTAGAACCAGAGTTAAATATATGATAAATCCTTCTCCATGAATAAATGATGAAATCATAGCTCTGAAAAAAAACGTAGGCAAGCTGAGCGTAAATGGAAACAATCAACATTACAGGTTCATTATCTCTATTTAAAAGACCTACTAACAGCTTTTAATATATGTTTAATATGTGACAAACTTTGTTTGAAAGTTTCTAGATTTTTTGGTAAATAAAGTTAGCGAGTTAAGAGCTAGTATTGTTCTGCCACTCAGTAGTTCAAtggttcttcctcctccttgTAATCTGGTTCTCTTTAATCAATTTGAACCAATTTCTCTGGAGGACTTAGTTTCCGTTGTGCAAGGCCTGCATCCTTCCTCTTCCCCATTTGATGTTATGCCatctaaaatttttaaaaaggtCTTGTCGTGCATTGCTCCATGCTTACTGCATATTACAAATGTGTCTCTTACTTCAGGTTGTTTTCCTGACTTTTTTTAAACAAGCTTGTGTTGGACCACTCCTGAAGAAATCAAACCTTGATTCGTCAAATTGTAAAAATTTTAGACCAATTTCTAAATTACCTTTTATTTCTAAGATTTTGTAAAAGACAGCATCAGTTCAACTTATACAGTTTTTTAAGGAAAATGCCATTCTGGAAAAGTTTCAATCTGGGTTTTGCCCAAAAGATAGTACTGAGACCGCTTTCTTGAGAGTCTTAAATGACCTCAAAGGGGGACCGGGCTTTTGcagtttttgccccaaaattgtggaataatctcccTAATGAGATCAGACTATCCCAAGTCAATTCAGGTCTTTAAAAAGTTTAAAGACACATTTTTACTCTTTTGCTTTTGACAGCCTTTGATCAAATGTGTTTTATAGtaggtgtgtatttgtgtatttatatatcgATGTGTataaattttttatctatagGATTTGttggaattttcttctccgacccagacgggccccaacaccgccccgatgaaccgactggtttttgactgagtggtccaaacaaagtcttgacaacaaaagttcttttaaaatgatttatatagaatataattgaatacaatataatagaagtatacgtggtacaaactcttcagtgcactggtgctagttgcctaggaatctacctaacccaagtggatctcagcagtgtccaagcgaaaaagTCCTCGTGCTAGGCGATGTCCTCCCTTTCATACCTCATCTCTAAGTTTCGATATCTgcccccacctttgctactcTTCCTTAGAGCCCCCCCTGCTCCTCTCTAGCCGTCCATCTCCTTATCTCAAACTGCTTGTTTTGCAGCGTACACTGAATAGGCCCATTctattctcctcaaggccactgaggccttcTCACTTCTGTTCTTCCATAGCCTTTCAGGAAAACATTACGTTTAAACATTAAGTTATTCAcctttaaatttctttttttccaacagattataatgtatttaaattaTACTGTATTGCACTGTATTTGGAAgcatttttgtaaagcactttgtgagcGATTCtagaagtgctatataaatacagggttgccaactctcacgcattgagcgtgagacacacgcatttgaccgttttcacacgctctcacgccacacttccgatatctcacgccgaaaaaaaatatccagtttatttacctcagatccacatatatgattcaatacgttactagttcgctagctctggcgccatccaccggcgatataacactgaatctgtgtccatttttcgttccccccccgctcaacaactttcgttcgcccccccgctcaacaaaatacactcgccaccggctccaggttaaaatctcactccaagcgaacggcaaaagttggcaaccctgtaaataAAGTTTTACTTAATTATTaacttgaaaggcgctatataaattgaacattaatTCACTCATAATCTACAGCTAAAGAGAACTTAATATGAAATGGTTTCATACATGGTCTCATTTTCACTACTGCATGCAAAATCCAACAAAAGTGGAGGGAGAAATAAAGCAAACCTGTCAAATTATCAAACGATTACATACGACGTTTTGACGACTGGTCATCCTAAAGGCATGAAGATACAACACTTGAACACAACAGTTGACTACATTATGATGCGTTGGAGGTAAATGCTTGTACCATTGACTAAATGACAACAAACACAATTTATGCTTGTTTGCACTTCTAGGTAGTTTAAGTTTGATAGTAGTCTGGTTCAATGGGATCTTGAAATCTGACCTATCTACGGTACTATCTAGGATGCATTatgtgaacagatggcaaagcactttataagtcgctctggataagagcatctgctaaatgtccccaaatgtaaatataaatgtactgTATCTTTGACCACTACTCATACTAGTGATATTGTGCCTACAGCATCGGTATATAAAGCAGCGCATAATTGGTCAGCTATACTAAGAACGAAGTTAAATTTATATTTCATTCTCTTTGGTTCAGAAATCTTATACTTTAAACTATTATAAGAAACACGTAGTACACATATTTGGGATAACTGCACGAGAACTGACTCGCTGCACTGCCCCggaagttgttttttttttttttacccggAAGTGGTCATGTTGTTGCGTTGTGGCCCTAGAAAAGTGTCATgcgcagagttgccaggttcgcggttttcacgccaaattgggcttgtttgaatatccagccgcgggtaaaaattcaggggtgcggtttttgggctacttttgagttgggcaaCCGCGgcagttacaagtcaacactaagaatcgatcgatataatacttaatttgtctccattttacactcgccacctccccCCAAgtaaacaatttacactcgccaccaattttacaccccccccccccgattaaatctcacttcaagtgatcttgaaaagttggcaaccctccAGACATGGGCTTTGGGCTGGTTTAgggcttctgaagggcgggttttacactgactttatGCGGGATATTcatgtaggacctggcaaccctggtcaTGTGATAAGTCTTCACGCTAGCAGCTAAGAGGCGCGACCCAGACACGGAGAAACGGCAGTTTCACACGCCTCGGCCCCGTCTTTAAACGTGCGTGGATGCCCTGGGCTGTAGGTTCGCCCCGGGAGAAGCTGGACATCGACTGAGAGCTCCGCGGGGATATAATGGGGTGCTGTTACAGCAGCGAGACCGACTCCTCACCGACGGTAACGGCCACTTGTGCTCGGCCAGGCGGGCCTGTGTGACTGGGGGGGATATTGTGTAAACTTGAGCTTGTGACAAACAACATTTGTGTAGCAGCTTGATAATTTTACTCGTAGTGTTGGACACAAACGTTATTTAACTCCATAAACACGGTGCGCCGGTGCGTCCAGTGTCAAGGCCGTAAATAACCAGCTAACTGTGTAGTTAACAGCCGTACAGTACATTTGTTAATGTGTGCAAAAATATTTAGATATAATTTAATTGTTATATCAAAAAGCTTACTTTTATTATATAAATAATTGTTATATTTACAAAAGCTTATGTGTAAACCTTTCTGAAAGTTATGTGAGATTAAGTTCAtataaacatgtaaacaaaGTGTGATGTGAGCTCAGGCCAGCTGCAGGGACAGAATGACAACCTTCAGGTTTTTCCAGTCTGGGTAAAGTGATGGAGGCGATTAGTTTTTAATTCTCTCCTCTGTGTTAACTGGGAATGTTCTGCAGAGCCACAAATTGTACTACTCACCATGGGAGTGATTCAGTTCATTCCTGGCATCAGGCGTTCCCAAGCTAGTCTGGAAAATAGCTGAGGTCTCTTGGAAAGAAAACGACGGCACTTCCGTTTTTGCATTTTGTTGGAGTTGTTTATATTTTGCCTCTTCTCCTGTTGTGCTTTTCACCCCATCAAAGTTCAGCCACTGGTATCACATTACAACTTCAGCCAGCAGTAAGTTCGCCACACTGACCACTAGGTTCAAACGCAGTGGTAAGCAGAGATGGGAATAGTCTCAGTCGTATTTAGGCCATGTTTTACGCATAAGCACCTCTGCTTTGTAAAAATATTGTCCAAATATTCAAATCTACCCAAATAAATATTCCTGATGCATTCAACCGAGGAAACCCTATGGCTGTCTGCAGATGTAGACTGTGTTTCTACTTGAGCTTTGTTTTCTACTCCGACCTGTGACTCTCGTCCTCATGGCAGGACCCAGAATGCAAGCCGCTGATTCCACACCCAAACCCGGACAACAAGCCCCCAAATGGGACTGATCACAATCCGGCCAGCTTGTCGTCTGCCCGCACAGATGAGCAGGCACTTCTGTCCTCCATCCTAATCAAGACGGCAATGTgcgactcacacacacacacacacacacacacacacacacactgtagctaCACAAGCCCTTATCAGCTGCTAAGTAGTTAATCTTCTCTTGTTCTGTATTGTCATATCGGTATCAACTTAGAATTTTTACAGTGCAGAATTTTAGAATATAGAATTTTTAGAATTGGTTGCCATTTACTGTCTTGTAAACAGGAACATCATAGATGTATCGGCTGCAGACTCACAAGGAATGGAACAGCATGAATACATGGACAAAGCTAGACAGTACAGGTATGTGCAGATAAAGGCATGAGACCCACTATAACACACTACATCTGTACACGTTAATATGCAGGGAGATTGGCGTCATTGAATCTctgtgtgagtgcatgcgtgTCAATATGATTGTACTTGCGTAGATGTTAATGTGAATCCACGAATGTCGTGTCTGTTCGCTTTCTGCTATATGGGCATATGAAGTGTTTTCAGCCAGAAATTGGTTTTGTTGAGCATTGTCTTGGTCTTCTGTGTCAGCACTAAACTGGCCGTGCTGAGTAGTACTCTGTGTCAGAAGAAGCCAGCCCCCCTGCCCACCCTGACCAGCCAGCCTCACCAAGTGCTTGCTAGTGATCTGGTGCCATATGCAGATATCCAGCAGGTAACGGCCATACACTCACCCAGCCCTCATATCTGAGATGGGCATTCACTTCATATCAAATGTGCATATACAATTATGACTACTCCTATGACCTGACATAATTTTTAAAACACGTTGTTTACACAGTTTTCTCTCTCCATTCAGTTTAACATTGCTTTATTGACATAAGTATTTAGTTTTAAAAATGGTCAAACATGGAaatacatatacaaatatacatatacacacagacatacactatCAGGCCTTTTgtacacacatcatacacatgaacacactcGGGATTGTTGAGTGTTTTTGTTTCACTGTCTTCCAGGTGTGTAAAATCGCTGCCTACGCTTACAGTGCAATCTCCCAAATCAAGGTGGATGTCAAAGAAGAATTGGTGGTGCAGTTTGCTATTCCGTGATTAGCAAACCCAACTCTCTGGCCCAGCCCtgcccattctctctctctctctctctctctttctcttccctcaTATTAATTCTTCAGCTAACTAAGCATGCAAAGGATGAGCCCGCCTCTGCTGTCTCACGTCTAATCAGACACACTGTTTCTCCCAAGAACTCCCTTGGGCCCCAAGTCCAGGGCCCTACACAGCTTTGTGTGTGAAGACtaatgaccctggactgtctgGTGTCTCATTCTGTGTCACCACGTCTGAGTGAGTTTCCAGCGGCTCTTGACACGTAGCGATAAGCTGTCCACCCTTTAGGTGTTGATCCTCTTTCCTATAGGATCCCAATAAACTCACTGTGTTTGGTCCGTGTGTAAACGCACTGATGTTTGTAGttggtgttttgttttgtgatgGTTGCCATTTTTTTCTCGCCCCTCCTGCGGGGGGGAGGTTGTTTGGCTTGATGACATGGTGGCCTGAACCGCGATACCATCTTTCAGTGCATCTTTTCTTCTGGTGTGTTTCCAACTCTTGCCAGACTGATCAAATCTAAACCTGCTTGATTCCATATTTTCCACCGATATTGGATTTCTAGTGTTCAGTTTACACGTAAAGCTGTGTTTAGGTATGGAACACAGGCCATGGGTGGTGTGTGCAAGCAAGCAAGTGAGCTTGTGAGCGAATGTGCTTGTGTTAATTTTGTTTTACACCCTTCCACTCTTCAGAAATCCAGATGAGACATTCTGATGTAGAAATGGTCCCTCCCTGGGGTTCTGTCTAGTTGTAGAACTCTTATCTGGCCCCATCCGCATCCATATCCAGACCTGTTTACACATGGGCCTGGATTCAGATTTTTCATAAGCATTCTTTATCGAGTAGTAAACCCCACAATGAGTGTGATTTTTAAAGTAAAGCACTGATTGCTGCATATCTAATGATATTAAAGGTCCGGCAAAGTCTGTTTCAAACATTTGAAGTCTGTTTAATGATCATTACAATCTTCATTTGTAAACACTAAATGGGAGTCTCCACTTCAAGTTTCACTAGATCTTAGTAATTTTTGTATGTTCGGTACACTGGTACGCTTACATTTCTCAGTTTCGCAATTGTATTGATCAAATCAGGAAAAATAGTGATCATTGAGGTGCAAACCTTTGCTCATAGAAGTTGTGA
This sequence is a window from Brachyhypopomus gauderio isolate BG-103 chromosome 16, BGAUD_0.2, whole genome shotgun sequence. Protein-coding genes within it:
- the lamtor1 gene encoding ragulator complex protein LAMTOR1, whose translation is MGCCYSSETDSSPTDPECKPLIPHPNPDNKPPNGTDHNPASLSSARTDEQALLSSILIKTAMNIIDVSAADSQGMEQHEYMDKARQYSTKLAVLSSTLCQKKPAPLPTLTSQPHQVLASDLVPYADIQQVCKIAAYAYSAISQIKVDVKEELVVQFAIP